A single window of Taeniopygia guttata chromosome 1, bTaeGut7.mat, whole genome shotgun sequence DNA harbors:
- the DDIAS gene encoding DNA damage-induced apoptosis suppressor protein isoform X2: MNSVQGLLAASVISIQNSCFTYPACQNCFSRLILDSRRFSCLKCGCTGEAKDASYRYRLSLKIADTNDLFDITVFGSCLDPFFGVTAENLQRYIQDFNQLSGETNTESTTRALVQAVETCFIGKRFIFGVKHCAKEDGGRSAASSILQKCSRINRSTKNLVACQIFPPSAAVTGFTVISYLDHLLQSAKFRSCNNSSSLPDASSAPIDEPLSELSSLSSLSRSSCFLQSSGRDSFLGCWQQSLSLTSSVAWVTAEDFPTLEVGNLVSEQHEQEEKPVSTELGSVSLNNQTLWDSQFLISSMKEGDKEKNNELSSQLSRTDGISATDKLERVSSSNTKCSHGNSSKLLQHPLKSEVKDNYPKTNSRNYCYTEKSHNSLVCKRDASAPNHVNVAGVSQMDSIFWEELPFSESLNELLARIEDGRSVVTSPSPDAGKFVHLESNKLGVNLNKSYSKQAVRHLPAASVSGRLLPPAGNDSWETTVLACLQSNANPPSDVSQYESSPSDLSSTLKEGGASSPVTPEPSISQSRCVQPKEANNDNANSSWSFIRLHGETSCSKKSKTAACVHSACESCLASCENKENYSTPSKKKDLTLTGAEVSDTPTPNNANIYERELKPLAELSDNTFGSVSRKELQWDSIFREGIYNASADLFDASVRDVAKPVEFLNKSCNSLIQEDTLTEKVTAESVLSPGGVPCSSSKLSSRLHRSPPAFSKHSTPVTYSWDSECSSVCAQDFVPYSQSTPMTKPLQKLWPVGERSSSITLFTPTNPTKIHSKGKRLRSSFQNTLLQQLTGKLVKRERPRNRKDKESGSCASQKFLNSQLPASLEEWIPPSSNKGLKPTASLNLKTVGWAADLQSTCGHTSRNPISESRKNIENYENLIQNERISPGDRARILTTPLSASVTKTSFLNDPVLKTCSPSEGENHLSGGNYSGVVLEGPTLWSPELFFQARTPFSKKPKY, encoded by the exons ATGAATAGTGTGCAGGGACTCTTGGCTGCCTCTGTGATTTCCATCCAGAATTCCTGCTTCACCTATCCTGCCTGTCAAAACTGCTTTTCTAGGCTGATACTGGATTCCAGGAG GTTCAGCTGTCTAAAGTGTGGCTGCACAGGTGAAGCTAAAGATGCAAGCTACAGATATAGATTGTCCCTAAAGATTGCTGACACTAATGATTTGTTTGACATCACTGTTTTTGGAAGTTGCTTAGATCCATTCTTTGGGGTCACCGCAGAGAATCTGCAGAG GTATATTCAAGACTTCAATCAGCTGTCAGGAGAAACAAACACAGAGTCAACTACAAGAGCATTAGTTCAAGCAGTGGAAACCTGTTTCATTGGAAAAAGGTTTATATTTGGAGTGAAG CATTGTGCAAAGGAAGATGGAGGGCgttctgctgccagcagcatctTGCAGAAGTGTTCCAGAATTAATAGAAGTACGAAAAACCTTGTGGCGTGCCAGATCTTCCCGCCAAGTGCTGCTGTTACTGGCTTTACTGTTATCAGCTACTTAGATCATCTCCTGCAGTCGGCAAAATTCAGGAGCTGTAATAACAGCTCATCTTTACCTGATGCGTCATCAGCTCCCATAGATGAACCTCTCAGTGAGCTCAGCAGCTTGTCTAGCCTGAGCAGGAGCTCCTGTTTTCTTCAGTCTAGTGGCAGGGACAGTTTTTTAGGGTGCTGGCAGCAATCCTTAAGTCTGACTTCATCTGTTGCTTGGGTAACAGCGGAAGACTTTCCCACTCTGGAAGTGGGAAATCTGGTGAGTGAACAGCATGAACAAGAGGAGAAGCCTGTCTCTACAGAATTGGGCAGTGTAAGCCTCAACAATCAAACTCTTTGGGACTCACAGTTTCTGATCTCTTCCATGAAGGAAGGGGATAAAGAGAAGAATAATGAATTAAGTTCACAGCTTAGTCGGACTGATGGTATCTCTGCAACTGATAAATTGGAGAGAGTTTCCTCTTCAAACACCAAATGTTCACATGGAAACAGTTCCAAGTTGTTACAACATCCTTTGAAATCTGAGGTAAAAGACAATTACCCAAAAACTAATAGTAGAAACTATTGTTACACAGAAAAATCCCACAACTCCCTTGTTTGCAAGAGAGATGCCTCAGCTCCTAATCATGTAAATGTAGCTGGAGTGTCTCAGATGGACTCTATATTTTGGGAAGAGCTCCCATTCTCAGAAAGCCTAAATGAATTGTTAGCTAGAATAGAGGATGGCAGGAGTGTTGTAACATCACCCAGCCCTGATGCAGGCAAATTTGTCCATCTTGAAAGTAACAAGTTGGGTGTAAATCTTAACAAATCGTATTCCAAGCAAGCTGTACGTCATTTGCCTGCAGCCAGTGTGTCAGGGAGGCTTTTGCCACCAGCAGGGAATGATAGTTGGGAGACCACAGTGCTTGCTTGTCTTCAGTCAAATGCAAACCCTCCAAGTGATGTCTCACAATACGAGTCTTCCCCTAGTGATTTGTCTTCAACCCTCAAGGAAGGTGGAGCATCCTCTCCAGTTACACCAGAGCCTTCCATTTCTCAGAGCAGATGTGTGCAGCCCAAAGAAGCAAATAATGACAATGCAAATTCATCTTGGTCTTTTATTAGGCTGCATGGAGAAACCTCCTGTTCAAAAAAGAGCAAGACAGCCGCCTGTGTGCATTCTGCATGTGAAAGCTGTTTAGCTTCttgtgaaaataaagaaaattattctacACCAAGCAAAAAAAAGGATCTTACACTCACAGGGGCCGAGGTCTCTGATACACCAACTCCCAACAATGCAAATATATATGAAAGAGAATTAAAACCATTGGCAGAACTGTCAGATAATACCTTTGGAAGTGTTAGTAGGAAAGAGCTGCAGTGGGACAGCATCTTCCGTGAAGGCATCTACAATGCTTCTGCTGATCTCTTTGATGCAAGTGTAAGAGATGTAGCAAAACCTGTGGAATTCTTAAATAAATCATGTAATTCTTTAATACAGGAGGATACTTTGACAGAGAAGGTCACAGCTGAATCAGTGCTTTCTCCTGGAGGTGTTCCTTGTAGCAGTTCAAAACTGAGCTCACGCCTACACAGGTCCCCTCCGGCTTTTAGCAAGCACAGCACACCTGTAACTTACTCCTGGGATTCAGAATGCAGTtcagtttgtgctcaggacTTTGTTCCTTATTCACAATCTACTCCTATGACAAAACCTCTGCAGAAACTATGGCCTGTTGGGGAAAGAAGCTCTTCTATCACCCTCTTCACCCCTACAAATCCCACTAAAATCCATTCCAAAGGCAAGCGACTCAGGTCTTCCTTTCAGAAcactctgctgcagcagcttaCCGGCAAGTTAGTGAAACGTGAGAGACCAAGGAACAGGAAGGACAAAGAAAGTGGTAGCTGTGCCTCCCAGAAGTTCCTTAACAGCCAACTGCCTGCCAGCTTGGAGGAGTGGATCCCTCCATCTTCAAACAAAGGTCTGAAACCGACTGcatctttaaatttaaaaacagttGGCTGGGCTGCTGACTTGCAATCCACCTGTGGACACACTAGCAGGAACCCtatttctgaaagcagaaagaacattgaaaattatgaaaatctCATCCAAAATGAGAGAATAAGCCCTGGGGATAGAGCCAGGATTCTAACAACTCCTTTATCTGCAAGTGTCACCAAGACCTCGTTTTTAAATGATCCCGTCCTGAAAACTTGTTCCCCTTCAGAAGGTGAGAATCACCTCTCAGGTGGAAATTATTCAGGGGTTGTGTTGGAAGGGCCAACTCTTTGGTCTCCTGAGCTGTTTTTCCAAGCACGGACCCCTTTTTCCAAGAAGCCGAAGTACTAG
- the DDIAS gene encoding DNA damage-induced apoptosis suppressor protein isoform X1, producing MFGLLQKVQVKQIYSCRPLSVCAPVASSVFLRKGNRGGDLEAVCSGRNLCDAEPMNSVQGLLAASVISIQNSCFTYPACQNCFSRLILDSRRFSCLKCGCTGEAKDASYRYRLSLKIADTNDLFDITVFGSCLDPFFGVTAENLQRYIQDFNQLSGETNTESTTRALVQAVETCFIGKRFIFGVKHCAKEDGGRSAASSILQKCSRINRSTKNLVACQIFPPSAAVTGFTVISYLDHLLQSAKFRSCNNSSSLPDASSAPIDEPLSELSSLSSLSRSSCFLQSSGRDSFLGCWQQSLSLTSSVAWVTAEDFPTLEVGNLVSEQHEQEEKPVSTELGSVSLNNQTLWDSQFLISSMKEGDKEKNNELSSQLSRTDGISATDKLERVSSSNTKCSHGNSSKLLQHPLKSEVKDNYPKTNSRNYCYTEKSHNSLVCKRDASAPNHVNVAGVSQMDSIFWEELPFSESLNELLARIEDGRSVVTSPSPDAGKFVHLESNKLGVNLNKSYSKQAVRHLPAASVSGRLLPPAGNDSWETTVLACLQSNANPPSDVSQYESSPSDLSSTLKEGGASSPVTPEPSISQSRCVQPKEANNDNANSSWSFIRLHGETSCSKKSKTAACVHSACESCLASCENKENYSTPSKKKDLTLTGAEVSDTPTPNNANIYERELKPLAELSDNTFGSVSRKELQWDSIFREGIYNASADLFDASVRDVAKPVEFLNKSCNSLIQEDTLTEKVTAESVLSPGGVPCSSSKLSSRLHRSPPAFSKHSTPVTYSWDSECSSVCAQDFVPYSQSTPMTKPLQKLWPVGERSSSITLFTPTNPTKIHSKGKRLRSSFQNTLLQQLTGKLVKRERPRNRKDKESGSCASQKFLNSQLPASLEEWIPPSSNKGLKPTASLNLKTVGWAADLQSTCGHTSRNPISESRKNIENYENLIQNERISPGDRARILTTPLSASVTKTSFLNDPVLKTCSPSEGENHLSGGNYSGVVLEGPTLWSPELFFQARTPFSKKPKY from the exons ATGTTTGGTTTGTTACAAAAAGTCCAAGTGAAACAGATCTATTCCTGCCGACCTCTTTCAGTCTGCGCCCCGGTAGCGAGTTCTGTGTTTCTTCGAAAGGGAAATAGAGGTGGAGATCTTGAGGCTGTTTGCTCTGGACGGAACCTGT GTGATGCTGAGCCCATGAATAGTGTGCAGGGACTCTTGGCTGCCTCTGTGATTTCCATCCAGAATTCCTGCTTCACCTATCCTGCCTGTCAAAACTGCTTTTCTAGGCTGATACTGGATTCCAGGAG GTTCAGCTGTCTAAAGTGTGGCTGCACAGGTGAAGCTAAAGATGCAAGCTACAGATATAGATTGTCCCTAAAGATTGCTGACACTAATGATTTGTTTGACATCACTGTTTTTGGAAGTTGCTTAGATCCATTCTTTGGGGTCACCGCAGAGAATCTGCAGAG GTATATTCAAGACTTCAATCAGCTGTCAGGAGAAACAAACACAGAGTCAACTACAAGAGCATTAGTTCAAGCAGTGGAAACCTGTTTCATTGGAAAAAGGTTTATATTTGGAGTGAAG CATTGTGCAAAGGAAGATGGAGGGCgttctgctgccagcagcatctTGCAGAAGTGTTCCAGAATTAATAGAAGTACGAAAAACCTTGTGGCGTGCCAGATCTTCCCGCCAAGTGCTGCTGTTACTGGCTTTACTGTTATCAGCTACTTAGATCATCTCCTGCAGTCGGCAAAATTCAGGAGCTGTAATAACAGCTCATCTTTACCTGATGCGTCATCAGCTCCCATAGATGAACCTCTCAGTGAGCTCAGCAGCTTGTCTAGCCTGAGCAGGAGCTCCTGTTTTCTTCAGTCTAGTGGCAGGGACAGTTTTTTAGGGTGCTGGCAGCAATCCTTAAGTCTGACTTCATCTGTTGCTTGGGTAACAGCGGAAGACTTTCCCACTCTGGAAGTGGGAAATCTGGTGAGTGAACAGCATGAACAAGAGGAGAAGCCTGTCTCTACAGAATTGGGCAGTGTAAGCCTCAACAATCAAACTCTTTGGGACTCACAGTTTCTGATCTCTTCCATGAAGGAAGGGGATAAAGAGAAGAATAATGAATTAAGTTCACAGCTTAGTCGGACTGATGGTATCTCTGCAACTGATAAATTGGAGAGAGTTTCCTCTTCAAACACCAAATGTTCACATGGAAACAGTTCCAAGTTGTTACAACATCCTTTGAAATCTGAGGTAAAAGACAATTACCCAAAAACTAATAGTAGAAACTATTGTTACACAGAAAAATCCCACAACTCCCTTGTTTGCAAGAGAGATGCCTCAGCTCCTAATCATGTAAATGTAGCTGGAGTGTCTCAGATGGACTCTATATTTTGGGAAGAGCTCCCATTCTCAGAAAGCCTAAATGAATTGTTAGCTAGAATAGAGGATGGCAGGAGTGTTGTAACATCACCCAGCCCTGATGCAGGCAAATTTGTCCATCTTGAAAGTAACAAGTTGGGTGTAAATCTTAACAAATCGTATTCCAAGCAAGCTGTACGTCATTTGCCTGCAGCCAGTGTGTCAGGGAGGCTTTTGCCACCAGCAGGGAATGATAGTTGGGAGACCACAGTGCTTGCTTGTCTTCAGTCAAATGCAAACCCTCCAAGTGATGTCTCACAATACGAGTCTTCCCCTAGTGATTTGTCTTCAACCCTCAAGGAAGGTGGAGCATCCTCTCCAGTTACACCAGAGCCTTCCATTTCTCAGAGCAGATGTGTGCAGCCCAAAGAAGCAAATAATGACAATGCAAATTCATCTTGGTCTTTTATTAGGCTGCATGGAGAAACCTCCTGTTCAAAAAAGAGCAAGACAGCCGCCTGTGTGCATTCTGCATGTGAAAGCTGTTTAGCTTCttgtgaaaataaagaaaattattctacACCAAGCAAAAAAAAGGATCTTACACTCACAGGGGCCGAGGTCTCTGATACACCAACTCCCAACAATGCAAATATATATGAAAGAGAATTAAAACCATTGGCAGAACTGTCAGATAATACCTTTGGAAGTGTTAGTAGGAAAGAGCTGCAGTGGGACAGCATCTTCCGTGAAGGCATCTACAATGCTTCTGCTGATCTCTTTGATGCAAGTGTAAGAGATGTAGCAAAACCTGTGGAATTCTTAAATAAATCATGTAATTCTTTAATACAGGAGGATACTTTGACAGAGAAGGTCACAGCTGAATCAGTGCTTTCTCCTGGAGGTGTTCCTTGTAGCAGTTCAAAACTGAGCTCACGCCTACACAGGTCCCCTCCGGCTTTTAGCAAGCACAGCACACCTGTAACTTACTCCTGGGATTCAGAATGCAGTtcagtttgtgctcaggacTTTGTTCCTTATTCACAATCTACTCCTATGACAAAACCTCTGCAGAAACTATGGCCTGTTGGGGAAAGAAGCTCTTCTATCACCCTCTTCACCCCTACAAATCCCACTAAAATCCATTCCAAAGGCAAGCGACTCAGGTCTTCCTTTCAGAAcactctgctgcagcagcttaCCGGCAAGTTAGTGAAACGTGAGAGACCAAGGAACAGGAAGGACAAAGAAAGTGGTAGCTGTGCCTCCCAGAAGTTCCTTAACAGCCAACTGCCTGCCAGCTTGGAGGAGTGGATCCCTCCATCTTCAAACAAAGGTCTGAAACCGACTGcatctttaaatttaaaaacagttGGCTGGGCTGCTGACTTGCAATCCACCTGTGGACACACTAGCAGGAACCCtatttctgaaagcagaaagaacattgaaaattatgaaaatctCATCCAAAATGAGAGAATAAGCCCTGGGGATAGAGCCAGGATTCTAACAACTCCTTTATCTGCAAGTGTCACCAAGACCTCGTTTTTAAATGATCCCGTCCTGAAAACTTGTTCCCCTTCAGAAGGTGAGAATCACCTCTCAGGTGGAAATTATTCAGGGGTTGTGTTGGAAGGGCCAACTCTTTGGTCTCCTGAGCTGTTTTTCCAAGCACGGACCCCTTTTTCCAAGAAGCCGAAGTACTAG
- the DDIAS gene encoding DNA damage-induced apoptosis suppressor protein isoform X3, translating into MFGLLQKVQVKQIYSCRPLSVCAPVASSVFLRKGNRGGDLEAVCSGRNLCDAEPMNSVQGLLAASVISIQNSCFTYPACQNCFSRLILDSRRFSCLKCGCTGEAKDASYRYRLSLKIADTNDLFDITVFGSCLDPFFGVTAENLQRYIQDFNQLSGETNTESTTRALVQAVETCFIGKRFIFGVKVVSDLRFFLMYSILGNGS; encoded by the exons ATGTTTGGTTTGTTACAAAAAGTCCAAGTGAAACAGATCTATTCCTGCCGACCTCTTTCAGTCTGCGCCCCGGTAGCGAGTTCTGTGTTTCTTCGAAAGGGAAATAGAGGTGGAGATCTTGAGGCTGTTTGCTCTGGACGGAACCTGT GTGATGCTGAGCCCATGAATAGTGTGCAGGGACTCTTGGCTGCCTCTGTGATTTCCATCCAGAATTCCTGCTTCACCTATCCTGCCTGTCAAAACTGCTTTTCTAGGCTGATACTGGATTCCAGGAG GTTCAGCTGTCTAAAGTGTGGCTGCACAGGTGAAGCTAAAGATGCAAGCTACAGATATAGATTGTCCCTAAAGATTGCTGACACTAATGATTTGTTTGACATCACTGTTTTTGGAAGTTGCTTAGATCCATTCTTTGGGGTCACCGCAGAGAATCTGCAGAG GTATATTCAAGACTTCAATCAGCTGTCAGGAGAAACAAACACAGAGTCAACTACAAGAGCATTAGTTCAAGCAGTGGAAACCTGTTTCATTGGAAAAAGGTTTATATTTGGAGTGAAG GTTGTATCTGATCTGAGATTTTTCCTGATGTACAGCATCTTAGGTAATGGAAGTTGA